One segment of Mangifera indica cultivar Alphonso unplaced genomic scaffold, CATAS_Mindica_2.1 Un_0002, whole genome shotgun sequence DNA contains the following:
- the LOC123205188 gene encoding probable disease resistance protein At4g27220 isoform X1, whose amino-acid sequence MEIVTSCVSSISEIIFSRLFDAPGRQIGYLLNYNDNIKTLQKQAQKLKATRDSIQVRIDAAERDREIILPDVQSWISEVDDVCAEAEKFFEDEDSVNKMCFKGRCINVRSRYRFSKVAKQKITVITQLQEGGKFQTLSQPAPPPSSIIIPTVGFSGIFESRESIKNEIMEALKDDKVSIIGICGLGGVGKTTLVKQVGKLAEEEKLYSSVVMVVVSQTPNIMNIQREIAYMLDLKSLPDYPESARASALWERIKKEKQILIILDDVWRRIKLEEIGIPFGKDHRGCKIMLASRSKDVCDEMDCDKISIVRTLSKQEPWELFKELVGMDVENSSISPIAREVVAECDGLPIAIVTIASALRNKNEHVWIDATRQLKMSAYTDIPGMQGSVISSLELSIKYLESDDAKSLFFFCSVFPEDFEIPIEVLVTYGMALRWFKNVHTMKDVRHRVHAIVSMLTSSFLLIYEKHRYTMEECVKLHDVVRDVARIIAHKYNQIILVKARTGLKEWPNIYTFQDLTCISLMSNDIREVPDVMECPKLQSLLLQGNSRMVFPNNFFQGMKDLRVLDLSKTLLLPLPESLSLLANLTTLYLNGCKLGDLSIIGQLSKLEILILNNSNVREIPESFSRLIHLRLLALNDCEKLARIAHGVISSLCKLEELYVLKSFEHWDSEGDEGGLRNNAKLAELQSLSRLTSLQIIIPNLNFLIDNDVPFKNLSNFAIIIGGVGYVEKHNFMISSKEYSRKLLMSNDDKVMISGLINCLKNLVIGQTKYLEVGRCESVVDIFDCEVLKLTYGKRMLLLQLKELHLKYLPNMTHIWKGKTQYINLLNLKRIELRMCPKLVKVFSQDLLQSLISLEEMMISVCDNLEEIFIMKEEEEIVPPRKDLTTTSPSLRNLTSIEIVGCSKLKSLFTPSIVEGLVKLRRLQVYSCSTLEEIVTNEEVSSSLTKKIVFPSLSNLGLKWLSNIGCFSSGSYSIEFPILEMLVIIECPNMKIFGFGEQLTPKLNKVMIDMFDEGRWMGNLNSTIEQLFIEEQEKIAKETTN is encoded by the exons ATGGAAATTGTTACTTCATGTGTTAGTTCCATTTCTGAAATTATTTTCAGCCGCTTGTTCGATGCACCAGGACGTCAGATTGGCTACCTGCTTAACTACAATGACAACATCAAAACTTTACAAAAGCAAGCTCAGAAACTCAAGGCTACCAGAGACAGCATACAAGTGAGAATTGATGCTGCTGAAAGAGACAGAGAAATTATCTTACCTGATGTCCAAAGCTGGATATCTGAAGTTGATGATGTCTGTGCAGAAGCAGAAAAGTtttttgaagatgaagacaGCGTGAACAAGATGTGCTTCAAAGGGCGGTGCATTAATGTCCGATCACGTTACCGGTTCAGCAAGGTGGCAAAGCAGAAGATAACGGTGATCACTCAGCTCCAAGAAGGTGGAAAATTTCAAACTCTATCTCAGCCTGCTCCTCCTCCTTCAAGCATTATCATTCCAACTGTTGGATTTTCTGGAATTTTTGAATCCAGAGaatcaatcaagaatgaaattatggAGGCCTTGAAAGATGACAAGGTCAGCATAATTGGAATATGTGGGCTGGGGGGTGTGGGCAAGACCACACTAGTGAAACAAGTTGGCAAACTagctgaagaagaaaagttgtATAGTTCAGTAGTTATGGTAGTTGTGTCTCAAACCCCAAATATCATGAATATTCAAAGAGAAATTGCTTACATGCTAGATCTGAAGTCATTACCTGATTATCCTGAATCAGCGCGAGCAAGTGCCTTGTGGGAGAGAATTAAGAAGGAGAAGCAAATCCTCATAATACTAGATGATGTTTGGAGAAGAATTAAATTGGAGGAGATTGGTATTCCTTTTGGGAAGGACCACAGAGGTTGTAAGATCATGCTTGCCTCTCGAAGCAAAGATGTGTGCGATGAAATGGATTGTGACAAAATATCTATTGTTAGAACTTTATCAAAACAGGAACCATGGGAGCTATTCAAGGAGCTTGTTGGAATGGATGTCGAAAATTCTAGCATAAGCCCAATCGCAAGAGAAGTAGTCGCCGAATGTGATGGCTTGCCAATTGCAATTGTGACAATAGCAAGCGCATTAAGGAACAAAAATGAGCATGTGTGGATTGATGCAACACGACAACTAAAAATGTCTGCTTATACAGATATCCCAGGGATGCAAGGAAGTGTGATTTCATCTTTGGAGTTGAGCATCAAATATCTAGAAAGTGATGATGCAAAATCATTGTTCTTCTTCTGTAGCGTGTTTCCAGAGGATTTTGAAATCCCAATTGAAGTTTTAGTTACATATGGAATGGCTCTGAGGTGGTTCAAAAATGTTCATACAATGAAGGATGTTAGACACAGAGTGCATGCTATTGTAAGTATGCtgacctcttcttttctcttgatttatgAAAAACATCGGTACACTATGGAAGAGTGTGTAAAATTGCATGATGTTGTACGTGATGTTGCACGTATAATAGCACATAAGTACAACCAAATAATCTTGGTCAAAGCTCGCACTGGTTTAAAAGAGTGGCCAAACATATATACATTTCAAGATCTCACATGTATCTCATTAATGTCAAATGATATTAGAGAGGTACCAGATGTGATGGAATGCCCAAAGTTACAGTCTTTACTATTGCAGGGAAATTCTAGAATGGTTTTtcctaacaatttctttcaaggCATGAAAGATCTTAGAGTTTTAGACTTGAGTAAAACTCTATTATTGCCACTGCCAGAGTCACTTTCTTTGTTGGCAAATCTTACAACATTGTATCTTAACGGTTGCAAGTTAGGTGACCTATCTATTATCGGGCAACTAAGTAAACTAGAAATTCTTATCCTTAATAATTCTAATGTTAGGGAGATCCCAGAATCTTtcagtcgattaattcatttgaGGTTATTAGCTTTGAACGATTGTGAAAAACTTGCACGAATAGCACATGGTGTCATATCTTCTTTGTGTAAATTGGAGGAGTTGtatgttttaaaaagttttgagCATTGGGATTCTGAAGGAGATGAGGGGGGTTTGAGAAACAATGCAAAGCTTGCTGAGTTACAATCTTTGTCTAGACTGACTAGCTTGCAAATCATTATCCCAAACTTGAATTTCttaattgataatgatgtgccattcaaaaacttatcaaacttTGCAATAATAATAGGTGGTGTAGGATATGTTGAAAAGCACAACTTTATGATTTCTTcaaaagaatattcaagaaaattgtTGATGTCAAATGATGATAAGGTTATGATTTCAGGATTGATTAATTGCCTAAAGAATTTGGTAATTGGACAAACGAAATATTTAGAAGTAGGAAGGTGTGAATCAGTGGTAGATATATTTGATTGTGAAGTGCTTAAGTTGACATATGGAAAAAGAATGTTGCTTTTACAGTTAAAGGAACTACATTTGAAATATCTGCCAAACATGACACATATATGGAAAGGTAAAACTCAATACATAAACCTTTTGAACTTGAAGAGAATAGAATTACGGATGTGCCCAAAGTTAGTTAAAGTATTTTCACAAGATTTATTGCAGAGTCTTATTAGTTTGGAAGAAATGATGATATCTGTTTGTGACAATTTAGAggagattttcataatgaaagaagaagaggaaatagTACCACCAAGGAAAGATCTCACCACAACCTCCCCAAGTTTGAGAAACTTAACTTCTATAGAAATAGTAGGATGCAGTAAATTAAAAAGTCTCTTCACCCCCTCCATAGTCGAAGGCCTTGTGAAGCTCAGAAGGCTTCAAGTATATTCTTGCTCAACATTGGAAGAAATAGTCACAAATGAGGAAGTATCATCATCATTAACAAAGAAGATTGTTTTTCCTAGTTTGTCCAACTTGGGGCTTAAATGGCTAAGTAACATTGGTTGTTTTAGCTCAGGCTCATATTCTATCGAATTTCCAATTTTGGAGATGCTTGTGATAATTGAATGTCCAAATATGAAGATTTTTGGTTTTGGAGAACAACTAACACCAAAGCTCAACAAAGTGATGATAGATATGTTTGATGAAGGACGATGGATGGGTAACCTTAACTCCACAATTGAGCAATTGTTCATAGAAGAACAA GAGAAAATTGCAAAGGAAACGACTAATTG A
- the LOC123205188 gene encoding probable disease resistance protein At4g27220 isoform X2, translated as MEIVTSCVSSISEIIFSRLFDAPGRQIGYLLNYNDNIKTLQKQAQKLKATRDSIQVRIDAAERDREIILPDVQSWISEVDDVCAEAEKFFEDEDSVNKMCFKGRCINVRSRYRFSKVAKQKITVITQLQEGGKFQTLSQPAPPPSSIIIPTVGFSGIFESRESIKNEIMEALKDDKVSIIGICGLGGVGKTTLVKQVGKLAEEEKLYSSVVMVVVSQTPNIMNIQREIAYMLDLKSLPDYPESARASALWERIKKEKQILIILDDVWRRIKLEEIGIPFGKDHRGCKIMLASRSKDVCDEMDCDKISIVRTLSKQEPWELFKELVGMDVENSSISPIAREVVAECDGLPIAIVTIASALRNKNEHVWIDATRQLKMSAYTDIPGMQGSVISSLELSIKYLESDDAKSLFFFCSVFPEDFEIPIEVLVTYGMALRWFKNVHTMKDVRHRVHAIVSMLTSSFLLIYEKHRYTMEECVKLHDVVRDVARIIAHKYNQIILVKARTGLKEWPNIYTFQDLTCISLMSNDIREVPDVMECPKLQSLLLQGNSRMVFPNNFFQGMKDLRVLDLSKTLLLPLPESLSLLANLTTLYLNGCKLGDLSIIGQLSKLEILILNNSNVREIPESFSRLIHLRLLALNDCEKLARIAHGVISSLCKLEELYVLKSFEHWDSEGDEGGLRNNAKLAELQSLSRLTSLQIIIPNLNFLIDNDVPFKNLSNFAIIIGGVGYVEKHNFMISSKEYSRKLLMSNDDKVMISGLINCLKNLVIGQTKYLEVGRCESVVDIFDCEVLKLTYGKRMLLLQLKELHLKYLPNMTHIWKGKTQYINLLNLKRIELRMCPKLVKVFSQDLLQSLISLEEMMISVCDNLEEIFIMKEEEEIVPPRKDLTTTSPSLRNLTSIEIVGCSKLKSLFTPSIVEGLVKLRRLQVYSCSTLEEIVTNEEVSSSLTKKIVFPSLSNLGLKWLSNIGCFSSGSYSIEFPILEMLVIIECPNMKIFGFGEQLTPKLNKVMIDMFDEGRWMGNLNSTIEQLFIEEQV; from the exons ATGGAAATTGTTACTTCATGTGTTAGTTCCATTTCTGAAATTATTTTCAGCCGCTTGTTCGATGCACCAGGACGTCAGATTGGCTACCTGCTTAACTACAATGACAACATCAAAACTTTACAAAAGCAAGCTCAGAAACTCAAGGCTACCAGAGACAGCATACAAGTGAGAATTGATGCTGCTGAAAGAGACAGAGAAATTATCTTACCTGATGTCCAAAGCTGGATATCTGAAGTTGATGATGTCTGTGCAGAAGCAGAAAAGTtttttgaagatgaagacaGCGTGAACAAGATGTGCTTCAAAGGGCGGTGCATTAATGTCCGATCACGTTACCGGTTCAGCAAGGTGGCAAAGCAGAAGATAACGGTGATCACTCAGCTCCAAGAAGGTGGAAAATTTCAAACTCTATCTCAGCCTGCTCCTCCTCCTTCAAGCATTATCATTCCAACTGTTGGATTTTCTGGAATTTTTGAATCCAGAGaatcaatcaagaatgaaattatggAGGCCTTGAAAGATGACAAGGTCAGCATAATTGGAATATGTGGGCTGGGGGGTGTGGGCAAGACCACACTAGTGAAACAAGTTGGCAAACTagctgaagaagaaaagttgtATAGTTCAGTAGTTATGGTAGTTGTGTCTCAAACCCCAAATATCATGAATATTCAAAGAGAAATTGCTTACATGCTAGATCTGAAGTCATTACCTGATTATCCTGAATCAGCGCGAGCAAGTGCCTTGTGGGAGAGAATTAAGAAGGAGAAGCAAATCCTCATAATACTAGATGATGTTTGGAGAAGAATTAAATTGGAGGAGATTGGTATTCCTTTTGGGAAGGACCACAGAGGTTGTAAGATCATGCTTGCCTCTCGAAGCAAAGATGTGTGCGATGAAATGGATTGTGACAAAATATCTATTGTTAGAACTTTATCAAAACAGGAACCATGGGAGCTATTCAAGGAGCTTGTTGGAATGGATGTCGAAAATTCTAGCATAAGCCCAATCGCAAGAGAAGTAGTCGCCGAATGTGATGGCTTGCCAATTGCAATTGTGACAATAGCAAGCGCATTAAGGAACAAAAATGAGCATGTGTGGATTGATGCAACACGACAACTAAAAATGTCTGCTTATACAGATATCCCAGGGATGCAAGGAAGTGTGATTTCATCTTTGGAGTTGAGCATCAAATATCTAGAAAGTGATGATGCAAAATCATTGTTCTTCTTCTGTAGCGTGTTTCCAGAGGATTTTGAAATCCCAATTGAAGTTTTAGTTACATATGGAATGGCTCTGAGGTGGTTCAAAAATGTTCATACAATGAAGGATGTTAGACACAGAGTGCATGCTATTGTAAGTATGCtgacctcttcttttctcttgatttatgAAAAACATCGGTACACTATGGAAGAGTGTGTAAAATTGCATGATGTTGTACGTGATGTTGCACGTATAATAGCACATAAGTACAACCAAATAATCTTGGTCAAAGCTCGCACTGGTTTAAAAGAGTGGCCAAACATATATACATTTCAAGATCTCACATGTATCTCATTAATGTCAAATGATATTAGAGAGGTACCAGATGTGATGGAATGCCCAAAGTTACAGTCTTTACTATTGCAGGGAAATTCTAGAATGGTTTTtcctaacaatttctttcaaggCATGAAAGATCTTAGAGTTTTAGACTTGAGTAAAACTCTATTATTGCCACTGCCAGAGTCACTTTCTTTGTTGGCAAATCTTACAACATTGTATCTTAACGGTTGCAAGTTAGGTGACCTATCTATTATCGGGCAACTAAGTAAACTAGAAATTCTTATCCTTAATAATTCTAATGTTAGGGAGATCCCAGAATCTTtcagtcgattaattcatttgaGGTTATTAGCTTTGAACGATTGTGAAAAACTTGCACGAATAGCACATGGTGTCATATCTTCTTTGTGTAAATTGGAGGAGTTGtatgttttaaaaagttttgagCATTGGGATTCTGAAGGAGATGAGGGGGGTTTGAGAAACAATGCAAAGCTTGCTGAGTTACAATCTTTGTCTAGACTGACTAGCTTGCAAATCATTATCCCAAACTTGAATTTCttaattgataatgatgtgccattcaaaaacttatcaaacttTGCAATAATAATAGGTGGTGTAGGATATGTTGAAAAGCACAACTTTATGATTTCTTcaaaagaatattcaagaaaattgtTGATGTCAAATGATGATAAGGTTATGATTTCAGGATTGATTAATTGCCTAAAGAATTTGGTAATTGGACAAACGAAATATTTAGAAGTAGGAAGGTGTGAATCAGTGGTAGATATATTTGATTGTGAAGTGCTTAAGTTGACATATGGAAAAAGAATGTTGCTTTTACAGTTAAAGGAACTACATTTGAAATATCTGCCAAACATGACACATATATGGAAAGGTAAAACTCAATACATAAACCTTTTGAACTTGAAGAGAATAGAATTACGGATGTGCCCAAAGTTAGTTAAAGTATTTTCACAAGATTTATTGCAGAGTCTTATTAGTTTGGAAGAAATGATGATATCTGTTTGTGACAATTTAGAggagattttcataatgaaagaagaagaggaaatagTACCACCAAGGAAAGATCTCACCACAACCTCCCCAAGTTTGAGAAACTTAACTTCTATAGAAATAGTAGGATGCAGTAAATTAAAAAGTCTCTTCACCCCCTCCATAGTCGAAGGCCTTGTGAAGCTCAGAAGGCTTCAAGTATATTCTTGCTCAACATTGGAAGAAATAGTCACAAATGAGGAAGTATCATCATCATTAACAAAGAAGATTGTTTTTCCTAGTTTGTCCAACTTGGGGCTTAAATGGCTAAGTAACATTGGTTGTTTTAGCTCAGGCTCATATTCTATCGAATTTCCAATTTTGGAGATGCTTGTGATAATTGAATGTCCAAATATGAAGATTTTTGGTTTTGGAGAACAACTAACACCAAAGCTCAACAAAGTGATGATAGATATGTTTGATGAAGGACGATGGATGGGTAACCTTAACTCCACAATTGAGCAATTGTTCATAGAAGAACAAGTAT GA